In the Flavisolibacter tropicus genome, one interval contains:
- a CDS encoding FecR family protein, producing MEPQKIHYLLEQYIAGQLTVNEQSELYQQLLLPENNDLEKVFLDYIEKGAQCPEPLDDDQLLSIFRQIVSTDRLGEADAELSKVISLYHIPLWRHWWAAASIIILLGIGLYFFMSDSYSKTRDNKALIQPVIPPGKEGAILTLANGHQVLLDSLGGGVVAYQNGMAVVLEKGQLTYDANGLNNAETVFNTMTTPKGRHFMLMLQDGTKVWLNSASSLRYPTSFTGSERKVFITGEAYFEVAKDATKPFRVMVNGKAEVEVIGTHFNINAYEDESILKTTLLEGAVKISPSVLSTSAVVLKPGQQAQLIQAQINVVDDVNVSSVVAWKDGLFNFENMSLSEVMKQLERWYDIEVVFEGAVPDVEFYGELSRTNTLTEILEAFKEADIKFRLEGRKLVILK from the coding sequence ATGGAACCACAGAAAATACACTATTTACTAGAACAATATATTGCAGGCCAATTAACGGTAAATGAGCAAAGCGAGCTTTATCAACAACTACTGTTGCCTGAAAACAATGACTTGGAAAAAGTCTTTCTTGATTATATAGAGAAAGGGGCACAGTGCCCTGAACCGCTAGATGATGACCAGCTTTTAAGCATATTCAGACAAATAGTAAGTACAGATAGGTTAGGAGAGGCTGATGCTGAATTAAGTAAAGTAATATCCCTCTATCACATTCCCCTATGGCGCCATTGGTGGGCCGCTGCTTCCATCATCATTTTATTGGGCATCGGGCTATACTTCTTTATGTCTGACTCCTATTCCAAGACAAGAGATAATAAGGCATTAATACAGCCAGTAATTCCACCGGGTAAGGAGGGTGCCATTCTTACTTTGGCTAATGGGCATCAGGTATTACTCGATAGCCTAGGGGGCGGAGTAGTGGCCTATCAGAACGGTATGGCAGTGGTACTGGAAAAAGGACAGTTGACCTATGATGCGAACGGATTGAACAATGCCGAAACTGTTTTTAATACGATGACCACCCCTAAGGGGCGACATTTTATGCTGATGCTGCAAGACGGTACCAAAGTTTGGCTGAATTCTGCCAGCTCCTTGCGGTATCCTACTTCATTTACCGGTTCAGAACGTAAGGTCTTTATTACAGGTGAAGCCTATTTTGAAGTAGCTAAGGATGCAACCAAGCCTTTCCGCGTAATGGTGAACGGTAAGGCGGAAGTAGAAGTGATCGGAACGCATTTCAATATCAATGCCTATGAGGATGAAAGTATTCTTAAAACCACGCTACTGGAAGGTGCTGTAAAAATATCGCCAAGCGTACTGTCAACGTCTGCTGTGGTGCTGAAGCCTGGGCAGCAGGCACAGCTTATTCAAGCACAAATAAACGTAGTGGACGATGTAAATGTAAGTAGCGTAGTGGCCTGGAAAGACGGCTTGTTCAACTTTGAAAATATGTCCCTCTCCGAAGTGATGAAGCAGCTGGAACGATGGTATGATATAGAGGTAGTCTTTGAGGGTGCTGTTCCGGATGTAGAGTTCTATGGGGAACTAAGTCGAACAAATACATTGACCGAAATCCTGGAAGCTTTCAAGGAAGCCGATATAAAATTCAGATTAGAAGGAAGAAAGTTAGTGATACTCAAATAA
- a CDS encoding SusC/RagA family TonB-linked outer membrane protein translates to MQKIACWCSMVNGKLRSPFKRLSGVKLAVLLLTAVLFSVCGPLRAQSVSLSGQNLPLKKVFAEIKKQTDYTVFGRKELFREAKPVTISVQLMPLSAFLDLILKDQPLQYRINGKEIFLSRKTTTAAVLPQEHPANKSVTIGDPITVTGTVYDAEGLPLPGVSILLKNAKGSTIGMADGNFSIQAHTGDVLQVSYVGHAPQEVTISGSRPLSIRLKPLGEQMGGVVVTGIFNRRYESFTGASTRITRQELMRNGTLNVFQSLKSIDPSLNIFDNLLTGSNPNKMPEMQIRGTSSFPDLKGQYTSNPNQPLFIVDGFEMTIEKVNDLNINRIESITILKDASAKALYGSRAANGVVVIETVKVKPGELRVSYTGTYGVEMPDLTSYHLTNAREKLELEKQLGAYDRTQPAAELILDSLYYANLKEVESGVNTYWLAQPVRMGFNHKQTVGLEAGDERLRAGLTFFTGNTEGVMKGSERRNIGGAFSLVYRHGKVLFRNLFQYTGVKAANSPYGDFSDYARLNPYWRKDNEDGTIRKFLGIGPVYTESVYNPMYNATLNTSSTSEYTDVTNNTYLEWTANRNFKVVGRIGFVNTVKGSEEFFPGSHTKFLSLTGDNLFLRGTYDKGTGKASMVSGDLNMNYSKSWGKHLVFTNVGANIREDNEESYLFSATGFPNDRMNNIIFAKQYAQNGKPTGSESINREIGALGLANYSYDNRYFADLSVRTSASSQFGDQSRWGSFWAAGAGWNLHRESFLKNIRSLDMLKLRGSVGYTGSQNFNSYQAMLLYNYFVDNSYQGLLGTYLNGLSNPALKWQEKLDYNVGVDASLKNRLNLRLDLYRSITTNLLTDITTPPSLGFDSYKANLGELENTGVEFKVNYRMLVNNANRQSLNLFVTGISNKNKIQKISNSLKSLTSSQDSLSKTVNRPVIRFEEGQSMDAIWAVRSMGIDPATGKEIFVKKDGTLTELWDPADKVVVGINQPKLLGNFGANFEYKGFTASVVAGFRIGGQIYNQTLVDKVENAKLNYNVDERAYYNSWKKPGDKVLFKNIGTVNATTLATSRFVQDLSELNISAVNVGYDFYRHAFVKKLKMQRLQVMVNMNDIHQFSTVRIERGTSYPFARFGSVTVMANF, encoded by the coding sequence ATGCAAAAAATTGCTTGTTGGTGCAGTATGGTCAATGGAAAGCTGCGAAGTCCCTTTAAAAGACTGAGTGGCGTGAAGTTGGCTGTTCTGCTGCTCACTGCTGTACTCTTTAGTGTGTGCGGTCCACTTCGCGCGCAGTCGGTAAGTCTTTCCGGACAGAACTTGCCGCTCAAAAAGGTATTTGCCGAAATCAAAAAACAAACCGATTATACGGTTTTTGGCCGAAAGGAGTTGTTCCGTGAAGCCAAGCCCGTAACTATATCGGTTCAACTAATGCCGCTGTCAGCTTTCCTGGACCTGATCCTGAAGGACCAGCCCCTGCAATACCGGATCAATGGAAAAGAAATTTTTTTATCCCGAAAAACAACCACGGCTGCTGTTCTACCGCAAGAGCACCCGGCTAATAAGTCTGTAACCATAGGCGACCCCATTACGGTTACAGGTACTGTTTATGATGCTGAAGGCTTGCCCCTTCCCGGCGTTTCTATTCTTCTGAAGAACGCTAAAGGGTCCACTATAGGTATGGCTGATGGTAATTTCAGCATTCAGGCACATACAGGGGACGTATTGCAGGTAAGCTATGTAGGGCATGCGCCGCAGGAAGTTACTATTTCCGGAAGCCGTCCATTATCCATAAGGCTGAAGCCCTTGGGTGAACAGATGGGAGGAGTGGTAGTAACAGGTATCTTTAACCGTCGTTACGAAAGCTTTACCGGGGCTAGCACCCGCATTACCCGCCAGGAGCTGATGCGCAATGGTACACTGAATGTATTTCAGAGCTTGAAAAGCATTGATCCTTCACTCAATATTTTCGATAACCTGTTGACAGGTTCCAACCCTAATAAGATGCCCGAGATGCAGATTCGTGGTACGTCTTCTTTTCCCGATCTGAAAGGCCAGTATACCTCCAACCCCAACCAGCCGTTGTTCATCGTGGATGGTTTTGAAATGACCATCGAAAAAGTGAACGACCTGAACATCAATCGCATTGAGTCCATTACCATCCTGAAGGATGCTTCCGCCAAAGCTCTTTACGGTTCTCGGGCGGCCAATGGGGTAGTGGTGATTGAAACGGTTAAGGTAAAACCTGGCGAGTTGCGTGTGAGCTACACCGGTACTTATGGTGTGGAAATGCCCGACCTGACCAGTTACCACTTGACCAATGCCCGCGAAAAGCTGGAACTGGAAAAACAGCTGGGAGCATACGACCGTACCCAGCCTGCAGCAGAACTGATTCTCGACAGCCTTTACTACGCTAACTTGAAAGAAGTTGAAAGTGGTGTGAATACTTACTGGCTGGCACAACCGGTGCGCATGGGTTTCAACCATAAACAAACAGTTGGTTTAGAAGCTGGTGATGAGCGCCTGCGTGCAGGGCTTACTTTCTTTACCGGAAATACTGAGGGGGTAATGAAAGGCAGTGAGCGTCGTAATATCGGAGGTGCTTTTTCATTAGTGTATCGTCATGGTAAGGTGCTGTTTCGCAACCTGTTTCAATACACAGGGGTAAAGGCGGCCAACTCGCCCTATGGCGACTTTTCTGATTATGCCCGCTTGAATCCTTATTGGAGAAAAGATAACGAAGACGGGACTATCCGTAAGTTCCTCGGCATTGGACCAGTATACACAGAATCAGTGTACAATCCTATGTATAATGCTACACTGAATACTTCTTCTACCTCAGAGTATACCGATGTAACCAATAATACTTATTTGGAATGGACGGCTAACCGCAACTTCAAGGTGGTAGGCCGTATTGGTTTTGTAAATACCGTTAAGGGATCGGAGGAGTTTTTCCCAGGTAGCCATACCAAGTTCCTTAGCCTTACCGGCGATAATCTTTTCCTCCGTGGTACCTATGATAAAGGAACAGGAAAGGCCTCTATGGTCAGTGGTGATCTGAATATGAACTATTCAAAAAGTTGGGGTAAGCACCTGGTATTTACCAACGTAGGTGCCAACATCCGTGAAGACAATGAGGAGAGCTACTTGTTTTCGGCTACTGGTTTTCCCAATGACCGCATGAACAATATCATTTTTGCCAAGCAGTATGCTCAAAACGGCAAACCAACAGGAAGTGAATCCATCAACCGCGAGATCGGTGCACTGGGCTTGGCCAACTATTCGTATGACAACCGCTACTTTGCTGACCTGTCGGTGCGCACCAGTGCCTCTTCTCAGTTTGGTGACCAAAGCCGCTGGGGTTCATTCTGGGCTGCTGGAGCGGGATGGAATCTCCATCGCGAGTCGTTTTTAAAGAACATCCGTTCTCTCGATATGTTGAAGCTGAGAGGCTCAGTAGGGTATACCGGTTCGCAGAATTTCAACTCCTACCAGGCCATGCTGCTATACAACTATTTTGTAGATAATTCCTACCAGGGCTTACTGGGTACCTACCTCAATGGGCTTTCAAACCCCGCCCTGAAATGGCAGGAAAAACTGGACTATAACGTAGGTGTCGATGCCAGCTTGAAGAACCGCCTGAACCTGCGCCTTGACCTATACCGCTCTATCACTACCAACCTGTTAACGGATATTACTACGCCCCCGTCCCTTGGCTTCGATTCATATAAGGCCAACCTTGGCGAGTTGGAGAATACCGGTGTGGAGTTTAAGGTAAACTACCGTATGCTGGTGAACAACGCCAACCGTCAATCACTGAACTTGTTTGTTACCGGTATTTCCAATAAAAACAAGATCCAGAAGATATCTAATTCACTGAAAAGCCTGACCAGTTCTCAGGACTCATTATCTAAAACGGTGAATCGTCCGGTGATCCGCTTTGAAGAAGGCCAATCAATGGATGCCATCTGGGCTGTACGCTCCATGGGGATTGATCCGGCAACCGGCAAAGAGATTTTCGTGAAAAAAGATGGTACGCTAACTGAACTCTGGGATCCTGCTGATAAAGTGGTAGTTGGGATCAATCAGCCCAAGCTACTAGGCAACTTCGGCGCCAACTTCGAATACAAAGGCTTTACAGCTTCGGTGGTAGCAGGCTTCCGTATAGGTGGACAGATCTACAACCAAACATTGGTTGACAAAGTAGAGAACGCCAAGTTGAATTATAATGTGGACGAGCGGGCGTATTACAATAGTTGGAAGAAGCCTGGCGACAAAGTATTGTTCAAAAATATTGGAACTGTTAATGCAACTACGCTGGCCACATCACGCTTTGTACAGGACCTGAGTGAACTGAATATTTCGGCAGTTAATGTAGGCTACGACTTTTACCGCCATGCTTTTGTGAAAAAACTCAAAATGCAGCGCCTGCAGGTGATGGTGAACATGAATGACATCCATCAGTTTTCCACCGTGCGCATCGAAAGAGGAACCTCTTATCCATTTGCCCGATTCGGTTCCGTTACCGTAATGGCCAATTTTTAA
- a CDS encoding RagB/SusD family nutrient uptake outer membrane protein gives MRNKLIVGFLAVLVVLSSTSCKKWLDVQPRTKIKSDVLLQTEQGYRDALIGCYTLMKSQSLYGRELTFGFMDAVAAQYDVFNNKTYNSVSQFRYTTDANVRTQIDNMWLRMYNVVANVNNILDHIDQDKAIFTGSNYDIIKGEALALRAFIHFDLLRLFASVDLTKPAIPYVKTLSTQVVSSSTGDEVVSLVLQDLEAAAARLNADPIRQGNKLVYGADEFMNNRHQRLNYFAVKALAARAYLWKGDKIKALENAMEVINVADQVFPWIKTSNISATNDKDKDFTFSTENIFALNVYDIRTIANAWFISAFPDVQLQRSSFNYEQMFEKTTVGANDYRLLFTSKLVGSNYIVYKYYQPDNYTASYASMIPLMRRSEMNYIAAECNVGVNNQKAIDFLNTVRANRGITTPLASTLTDAQITAEILKEYRKEFQGEGQLFHYCKRTKQAKFPAAFTTLTDVHYVLPKPTNEIEFGG, from the coding sequence ATGAGAAATAAATTAATCGTAGGTTTCTTGGCAGTACTGGTGGTACTATCGTCCACCTCCTGCAAAAAATGGCTGGATGTACAGCCCCGCACTAAGATCAAGTCCGATGTGCTGCTGCAAACCGAGCAGGGTTATCGCGATGCACTGATCGGCTGCTACACGTTGATGAAGTCACAGTCGCTCTATGGTCGAGAACTGACCTTTGGCTTTATGGACGCCGTAGCCGCGCAGTACGACGTATTCAACAACAAGACATACAACAGTGTGTCGCAGTTCCGATACACTACTGACGCCAACGTGCGCACACAGATCGACAATATGTGGTTACGGATGTATAATGTAGTAGCCAATGTAAACAACATCTTGGATCACATCGATCAAGATAAGGCCATCTTTACTGGCAGCAATTACGATATCATTAAAGGTGAAGCGTTGGCCTTGCGTGCGTTTATTCATTTCGACCTGTTGCGACTGTTTGCCTCCGTCGATTTAACAAAGCCTGCCATCCCATATGTAAAAACGTTATCTACACAGGTCGTAAGTTCTTCAACCGGAGACGAAGTAGTGTCCCTGGTGCTGCAAGACCTGGAGGCAGCTGCCGCAAGACTAAACGCCGATCCTATTCGCCAGGGTAACAAGTTGGTGTATGGTGCTGACGAGTTTATGAATAACCGTCATCAACGTCTTAACTACTTTGCCGTAAAAGCCTTGGCTGCTCGCGCCTACTTGTGGAAGGGCGACAAAATCAAAGCATTAGAGAACGCAATGGAAGTGATCAATGTGGCAGACCAGGTTTTCCCATGGATCAAAACTTCCAACATTTCAGCCACCAACGACAAGGACAAAGATTTTACCTTTTCTACCGAGAACATTTTTGCCTTGAACGTGTATGACATACGCACCATTGCCAATGCCTGGTTTATATCAGCATTCCCTGATGTTCAGTTGCAGCGCAGTTCGTTCAACTACGAGCAGATGTTTGAGAAAACCACCGTGGGTGCTAACGATTACCGCCTGCTATTTACATCAAAGCTGGTAGGTTCCAACTACATCGTGTACAAGTATTACCAACCCGATAATTATACTGCCAGCTATGCCTCTATGATCCCGTTGATGCGTCGATCTGAGATGAATTATATCGCTGCCGAGTGTAACGTAGGAGTGAATAACCAAAAGGCCATCGATTTCCTGAACACCGTGCGTGCCAACAGGGGTATCACTACGCCGCTAGCCAGTACCCTGACTGATGCACAGATTACCGCCGAGATACTGAAAGAATACCGCAAGGAGTTTCAGGGTGAAGGACAGCTTTTTCACTACTGTAAGCGAACTAAGCAGGCCAAGTTCCCGGCCGCTTTTACAACGCTTACCGACGTACACTACGTGCTACCAAAGCCCACCAATGAAATTGAATTTGGAGGATAG
- a CDS encoding DUF4843 domain-containing protein, whose amino-acid sequence MRTVLQSLTGLLLGGMLFSSCAKKDIAIYSNDPRLFFQIPGSGSIALRDSLMYSFPAKPNVGEQDTLWFKACIMGETAPYDREIGIKINPSSTAREGEHFKFERKVLPADSFSVRLPLVVYRKGLKNTSVRLEIEVAENKDFKVGYERYKKAIFIWGDMFLKPDIWDKSNYKTAFGEFTQTRYAFILKACNITELPDPLNLPMLGYYNAMVRKALLDYNNTPGNTPLTDELGTVAFPIYSGIGGAG is encoded by the coding sequence ATGAGAACGGTATTACAATCACTGACAGGATTGCTTTTGGGTGGGATGTTATTCAGCTCCTGCGCCAAAAAAGATATAGCCATTTACAGCAATGACCCCCGGTTATTTTTCCAGATTCCCGGTTCGGGAAGTATTGCCCTGCGCGATTCGCTGATGTATTCCTTTCCGGCTAAGCCCAATGTGGGCGAACAGGATACGCTGTGGTTCAAGGCCTGCATTATGGGAGAAACTGCTCCCTACGACCGTGAGATCGGTATTAAGATTAACCCTTCCTCTACCGCTCGTGAAGGAGAGCATTTTAAGTTTGAGCGCAAAGTGTTACCGGCCGATTCTTTCTCGGTAAGGTTACCTCTCGTGGTTTACCGTAAGGGTTTAAAAAACACGTCGGTGCGCTTGGAGATTGAAGTGGCTGAGAACAAGGACTTCAAGGTGGGTTACGAACGCTACAAGAAAGCCATCTTTATCTGGGGCGATATGTTCTTGAAGCCCGATATCTGGGATAAGTCTAATTATAAAACAGCCTTTGGTGAATTTACCCAAACACGCTACGCATTTATTCTAAAGGCTTGTAACATCACCGAACTACCCGACCCGCTGAACCTGCCCATGTTGGGTTATTATAATGCAATGGTGCGTAAAGCCTTGCTCGATTACAACAACACCCCAGGCAACACTCCGCTAACCGATGAACTAGGCACGGTAGCGTTCCCAATTTATAGCGGTATCGGCGGAGCAGGCTAA
- a CDS encoding PKD-like family lipoprotein, translated as MNKLKHILVLLLSSCLLLMACMKDEGNYNYQNSSSYFVDTTSVPRTIVIKQNDVVTITPANTTAANGLNLSYEWKLVQASFAADPATGTYFEKKIGTEKNLTYKVTETPADYILILYVTDKGHGNITQMIKVPFNVSSYASQGWMVLHGGAAGSDISIVVNSKMNTLLPASTDYVQANVFSETNGKKIEGEGAALNYVGQHWVDVYTKTNMGGYRASGNDLRILNTYSDMFISPMQASDIQFQGYGLWSYNQLLVNKGDLYFIPQPTPNTYNKFGVKCFGEDYVASPYIATIMLGSYYGVIYDTKNKRFLYIDFQRTVKPFKAPGATAAFNMTNVGKEMVYAEHGFDSRWFCVMQNDAAPSSRELFVCKFNVADDGNRAVARYNISAATELANAKYFAFGNRGNIMYYATDTKIYQNDYAGSLASTERLNLATNYPGYVITSMKVFKVTNHANDGKILYVALYNPSNQQGVVLQIDIDEVSGVFKTTKAYTGFGQVYGMNYKAK; from the coding sequence ATGAATAAACTAAAACATATACTGGTGCTTCTGCTGTCTTCCTGCCTGTTGCTAATGGCCTGCATGAAAGACGAAGGGAACTACAACTATCAAAATTCAAGTTCTTATTTTGTGGACACCACTTCGGTGCCCCGAACTATAGTGATCAAGCAAAACGATGTGGTGACCATCACGCCGGCTAATACGACAGCTGCTAATGGGCTCAACCTTTCTTATGAGTGGAAGTTGGTACAGGCCAGTTTTGCCGCCGATCCAGCCACCGGCACCTACTTCGAAAAGAAGATAGGTACGGAAAAGAACCTAACCTACAAGGTAACAGAGACTCCGGCCGATTATATCCTGATCCTTTATGTGACCGATAAGGGCCACGGAAATATTACGCAAATGATCAAAGTGCCTTTCAATGTCAGCTCCTACGCCTCACAGGGATGGATGGTGCTACACGGTGGTGCTGCAGGCAGCGATATTAGTATTGTGGTGAACAGTAAGATGAACACCTTGCTACCAGCCTCGACCGATTATGTGCAGGCCAATGTATTTTCTGAAACCAACGGCAAAAAGATCGAAGGCGAAGGCGCGGCCTTGAACTACGTAGGTCAGCACTGGGTAGATGTATATACTAAAACCAATATGGGCGGCTACCGGGCCAGTGGTAATGACCTTCGCATACTGAACACTTACAGCGATATGTTCATTAGCCCCATGCAGGCCAGTGACATCCAGTTCCAGGGCTATGGATTGTGGAGCTATAACCAACTTCTGGTTAACAAAGGCGACCTGTATTTTATTCCCCAGCCTACACCTAACACCTACAACAAATTTGGCGTGAAGTGCTTCGGCGAGGACTATGTAGCATCACCCTACATTGCTACTATTATGCTGGGTTCCTACTATGGGGTGATTTATGATACCAAGAATAAGCGCTTCCTGTATATCGATTTCCAGCGGACAGTAAAGCCGTTTAAAGCACCCGGTGCTACGGCTGCCTTTAACATGACTAACGTAGGTAAGGAAATGGTCTATGCTGAGCATGGCTTCGACTCGCGCTGGTTCTGTGTAATGCAAAATGATGCTGCTCCCTCCAGCCGCGAGCTGTTTGTCTGTAAGTTCAATGTAGCGGACGACGGTAACCGTGCCGTGGCTCGCTATAACATCAGTGCGGCTACCGAACTGGCAAATGCCAAATACTTTGCTTTTGGCAACCGTGGCAATATCATGTATTATGCTACCGATACTAAGATCTATCAGAACGATTATGCCGGTAGCCTGGCCTCAACAGAGCGATTAAACCTGGCAACTAACTACCCTGGCTACGTGATCACCAGCATGAAAGTGTTCAAGGTGACCAATCACGCCAACGATGGAAAGATCCTGTACGTGGCCCTGTACAACCCTTCCAATCAGCAGGGTGTTGTGCTGCAGATCGATATCGATGAGGTAAGCGGTGTGTTTAAAACTACAAAGGCTTATACCGGGTTTGGCCAGGTCTATGGCATGAACTATAAAGCCAAATAA
- a CDS encoding TlpA disulfide reductase family protein: MKRIKWLCTLASLLVFQGQLLATEINCAVNGQINGLGKDVTLTVVQRSGEHGSQTVKTTKTKEKGEFSFTLPATLFNQMLEIRVEGVRYAISFFAEKGMVQITSDKNKLYVADIKGTAENERWDAYQKYALAITLKRNSLNMNMGSTSKEERIRLFTELDAQQKHFEDSIIQHYPNSVVALYLAKVPLPMLKYYQIDSLLTHFKPYFATHNYYLAMKKQADVLRKVAPGAMAPDFTVVQPDGVTKISLSSLRGKYVMLDFWASWCVPCRAENVHTKELYEKYHPYGLEILSFSLDSDRDAWKKAVEKDGLVWHNASDLVGGKLSPVAQKYGIDGLPAVWIIDPKGKIVAEGVRGESLDKLLSSLFVH, from the coding sequence ATGAAACGGATAAAATGGCTCTGCACGTTGGCAAGTCTCCTGGTGTTCCAAGGGCAGCTACTGGCAACAGAAATAAATTGTGCGGTTAACGGCCAGATCAATGGCCTCGGGAAAGATGTGACATTAACAGTAGTGCAGCGTTCAGGAGAACATGGCTCCCAGACAGTGAAAACGACGAAAACAAAAGAGAAAGGGGAGTTTTCCTTTACGCTACCTGCTACGCTATTTAACCAGATGCTGGAAATACGCGTTGAAGGCGTACGCTACGCGATCTCATTTTTTGCCGAAAAAGGTATGGTGCAAATTACCAGCGATAAAAACAAGCTGTATGTAGCTGATATTAAAGGCACTGCCGAAAACGAACGCTGGGATGCATACCAAAAATACGCTTTGGCCATTACCCTCAAGAGAAATAGCCTGAATATGAATATGGGCTCAACCAGCAAAGAAGAACGCATCCGTTTGTTCACTGAGTTGGATGCGCAGCAAAAGCACTTCGAAGATTCGATCATTCAACACTATCCCAACTCGGTCGTAGCCCTGTACCTGGCTAAAGTACCGTTGCCTATGCTAAAGTACTACCAGATCGATTCGCTGCTTACCCACTTCAAGCCTTATTTCGCTACGCACAACTATTACTTGGCAATGAAGAAGCAGGCCGATGTATTGCGCAAAGTGGCGCCGGGCGCTATGGCACCAGATTTTACAGTGGTTCAACCGGACGGCGTTACAAAAATTTCCTTGTCTTCTTTAAGAGGGAAATACGTAATGCTGGATTTCTGGGCTTCCTGGTGTGTGCCCTGCCGTGCTGAAAATGTACATACCAAAGAACTATATGAAAAATATCATCCTTATGGATTGGAGATTCTTTCCTTTTCTCTGGATTCCGACCGGGACGCCTGGAAAAAAGCTGTAGAAAAAGATGGCTTGGTATGGCACAATGCTTCAGACCTGGTAGGAGGTAAATTATCTCCAGTGGCACAGAAGTATGGTATTGATGGTTTGCCGGCTGTTTGGATCATTGATCCCAAGGGTAAAATCGTTGCGGAAGGCGTTAGAGGAGAGAGCTTGGATAAATTACTATCATCCCTGTTTGTTCATTAA